From the Gemmatimonadota bacterium genome, one window contains:
- the rpmF gene encoding 50S ribosomal protein L32: MALPKRRQSRARSRKRRTHWVLPMPMLVECSNCGEMKRAHRVCPHCGYYQGKEVLEVEAI, encoded by the coding sequence ATGGCCTTGCCCAAGCGACGCCAATCTCGGGCACGGAGTCGTAAGCGCCGCACGCACTGGGTGCTGCCGATGCCGATGCTGGTGGAATGCTCCAATTGTGGAGAGATGAAACGCGCGCACCGCGTTTGCCCCCACTGCGGATACTACCAGGGGAAGGAAGTCCTGGAAGTCGAAGCGATTTAG
- a CDS encoding DUF177 domain-containing protein gives MQIAIEQLAEGLHPIHLENMPAADFIPDEDCRFASPVKVDGTLTVSENSLVLQADVAVTMTFSCGRCLEEVQEHISGEIATYYEKTDRAIPDGEELTESDDVEILDYGAKTIDISRRIAELVNLNMPMKPLCSEACKGLCPDCGTNLNVGACSCGTRLVDSRLNILKTLLKED, from the coding sequence ATGCAAATAGCGATCGAGCAACTGGCCGAAGGTCTGCATCCTATCCACCTGGAAAACATGCCCGCCGCCGATTTCATTCCCGACGAGGACTGCCGTTTCGCTTCACCCGTCAAGGTGGACGGCACGCTGACGGTCTCCGAGAATTCACTCGTGCTGCAGGCCGACGTAGCGGTCACCATGACCTTCTCCTGCGGCAGGTGCCTTGAAGAGGTCCAAGAACATATCAGCGGTGAAATCGCGACCTACTACGAGAAGACCGACCGGGCCATACCCGATGGCGAGGAACTGACCGAGTCGGACGACGTGGAAATCCTGGATTACGGCGCGAAGACGATCGACATCAGCCGGCGCATCGCCGAACTCGTCAACCTGAATATGCCCATGAAACCCCTGTGCAGCGAAGCGTGCAAGGGCCTCTGTCCCGATTGCGGTACGAACCTGAACGTGGGTGCCTGCAGTTGCGGTACGCGGCTGGTGGACTCACGCTTGAACATCTTGAAAACGTTGTTGAAGGAGGATTAA
- the sucD gene encoding succinate--CoA ligase subunit alpha, which produces MSILVDANTRVVVQGITGRDGSFHTRQMAAYGTNIVAGVTPGKGGQELDGIPVYDTLEEAASATGANTSIIYVRPAFAADAIHEAIDAELDLVICITEGIPTLDMARVYAVLQGSGVRLLGPNCPGAITPGVTKVGIMPGHIHRPGHVGVVSRSGTLTYEIVHQLTSAGIGQSTCLGIGGDPIIGTGFIDALEAFEADPDTHAVVMIGEIGGSDEEQAAEFVRQHMKKPVVGFIAGRTAPPGKRMGHAGAIISGGTGGAEEKVSALNGAGIPVADRSADVVDLIRSALA; this is translated from the coding sequence ATGAGCATCCTGGTTGACGCAAACACCCGCGTCGTCGTGCAGGGGATCACCGGCAGGGACGGTTCCTTCCACACGCGCCAGATGGCGGCCTACGGCACGAACATCGTGGCCGGGGTCACACCGGGGAAGGGCGGCCAGGAACTGGACGGCATCCCGGTCTACGATACCCTTGAAGAAGCAGCCTCGGCGACCGGCGCCAATACGTCCATCATCTACGTCCGCCCCGCCTTCGCGGCCGACGCGATCCACGAGGCCATCGACGCCGAATTGGACCTGGTGATCTGCATCACGGAAGGCATCCCCACGCTGGACATGGCCCGGGTCTACGCCGTCCTGCAGGGCTCCGGCGTTCGGCTCCTGGGACCGAACTGTCCCGGCGCCATCACGCCCGGGGTCACCAAGGTGGGCATCATGCCCGGCCATATTCACCGGCCGGGACACGTGGGCGTGGTCTCGCGCAGCGGTACGCTGACCTACGAGATCGTCCACCAGTTGACGTCCGCGGGCATCGGCCAGTCGACCTGCCTGGGTATCGGCGGCGATCCGATCATCGGTACGGGATTCATCGACGCCCTCGAGGCCTTCGAAGCGGACCCGGATACCCACGCCGTGGTCATGATCGGCGAGATCGGCGGCTCCGACGAGGAACAAGCAGCCGAGTTCGTGCGGCAGCACATGAAGAAGCCGGTAGTCGGTTTCATCGCGGGCCGCACGGCGCCCCCCGGAAAGCGCATGGGGCACGCCGGCGCGATCATATCGGGGGGAACGGGCGGCGCCGAGGAGAAAGTGAGCGCGCTGAACGGGGCGGGCATACCGGTGGCCGACCGGTCGGCCGACGTGGTGGATTTGATCCGGTCCGCACTCGCCTGA